In Takifugu flavidus isolate HTHZ2018 chromosome 13, ASM371156v2, whole genome shotgun sequence, the following are encoded in one genomic region:
- the LOC130536222 gene encoding uncharacterized protein LOC130536222 produces the protein MEPKAEGKRSECVRVTEVSGARENVEMVVEVTGESGEAGKEMDPTGVALEVLGGLGETGDGMNEISELGEAGDMGETGEQGVAVGDVGQETGERGAPGKMAGELGVAGMSTGEHGEGGAGTSEGSGGVPEWRPAPAKRRRKQKNGMNDSGDRKAGRLEDAAAATDTSDQEYMSDASELSNTVADSERDDLYPQSMIKNFLTKTKGMRGPDLGSYFPDKLLFIQSAGHWIKHRVVSDLTDPEIFRLRKHMGKARKQLRELSNKSTSS, from the exons ATGGAGCCGAAGGCGGAGGGAAAacggagtgagtgtgtgcgtgtgactgaggtgagtggagcaagggagaatgtggagatggtggtggaggtgactggtgagagtggtgaggcggggaaggaaatggatccaACTGGGGTGGCACTTGAAGTGTTGGGCGGGCTGGGTGAGACTGGGGATGGAATGAAtgaaataagtgaactgggtgaggcaggagacaTGGGTGAAACTGGTGAGCAGGGTGTAGCTGTAGGTGACGTGGGgcaggagacaggtgagcgCGGGGCGCCAGGGAAAATGGCTGGCGAGCTTGGTGTGGCaggaatgagcacaggtgagcacggtgag ggaggtgcaggtacaagtgagggcagcgggggggtgCCTGAATGGCGGCCAGCTCCCGCAAAGCGgcgcagaaagcagaaaaatggaaTGAACGACAGTGGTGACAGAAAGGCtggacggctggaggatgcagccgctgccacagaTACCAGCGACCAAGAGTACATGTCCGATGCCAGTGAGCTGTCGAACACGGTGGCGGACAGTGAGAGGGATGACTTGTACCCCCAGAGCATGATCAAGAACTTTCTCACGAAGACCAAAGGCATGAGGGGCCCTGATTTGGGGAGTTActtccccgacaagctcctcttcatccagtcAGCCGGCCATTGGATCAAACACAGAGTGGTGTCGGACCTGACTGACCCTGAGATCTTTCGGCTaaggaagcacatgggcaaagccaggaaacaaCTGAGAGAACTGTCCAACAAGAGCACCAGCTCGTAG